The genome window CTCCCGGTGCCACAAAGACGTCGTACTTCGTGAGTACGTCACCCGGGTGATCGCCGTAAACTGCGCCGATTTGCGCATTTGCTCCCATTGCGGCTAGACAAGCAAGAAGCGAGAATCCTATGCGGATTTTCCAACTATGCATCATGACCTCCATACATCAGCGCTCCACCTGTTATCCATGCTGGCAGAGCACACCACATTAGGATAGCGCAGCTTTTGCAGTTCTGGCAGGTTTTCTCTGTTCAATCCCGAAAATTGCTGCGAAATGCGTAAAAGTTTCAATGGTCAACGTCGCGCAAATAGAAGAGGCCGTGCTCCATCGCTGGGGCCCGACCTCACTCAATGCTCAGAGAACGGTTAGCGACGCGGTCGGAACCGCGCGTTCACGTCTTCAGAGGACTTCTTTGGAAACTCGGTTGGCGTGCTTGGCGCGGGTTCGCTGGAGAACGATTCCGTCACCGCGCGATCCGAAGGTCCACGATCTCGATCGCGTCCTCCGCGTTCGCCGCCACGGTCTCCTCGATCGCCGCCTCGGTCTCCTCGATCACGGCCACCCCGGTCTCCCCGGTCGCCACCGCGATCACGTCCGCCTCGGTCGCCCCGATCTCGGCCGCCACCGCGTCGGTCGCCGCCACGGTCGCTCGGGGTCGGCTTGGTGTTCGGATCAGCATCCTCGTTTCCGGCCAGCATCTCAAGCGACTGACCAAGACCCAGGGCGGTCAGGTTGACGCGGCCCATCGAGTCGACCTCGATGACGCGAACGTTCACCGAGTCGCCCATATTGAGCGCATCGTCTGGACGTCGGATCGGCTTGGTCGTGATGAGTTCGGTCGGGATCAGACCTTCCTTGCCCGGCAGGTACTCCACCATCGCGCCACGGCCCATCAGTCGAGTGACCTTGACGTTCTCGAACAGTGCGCCAACCTCTGCAGTCGCGGTGATCGCCTTGACCGCATCGATTGCAGCCTTGGCAGCCGTGCCTTCGGTTGCAGCGATCAGCACTCGACCATCCTGCTGGATGTCGATCTGAGCGCCCGTTTCGGAGGTCAGCTTGCGAATCGTCGCACCGCCAGGACCGATGAGTGCACCGATCTTGTCCGGGTTGATCTGAACGGTGGTTACGCGTGGTGCGTTGTCGTTCATCTCTGCACGTGGCTCGCTCAGCTCGCCTTCCATCACGTCGAGAATGCTCATGCGAGCTTCGTTGGCCTGATCCAGCGCGGACGCAAGCACCGAGTCGGGGATACCATCGAGCTTCGTGTCGAGCTGCAGGGCGGTGATACCCTTGCGAGTACCCGCGACCTTGAAGTCCATGTCGCCGCAGAAGTCCTCCATGCCCTGGATGTCGGTGAGGACCTTGAAGACCTTACCGTCGGACATGAGGCCCATCGCGATACCGGCAACCGGTGCCTTGATCGGAACACCCGCATCCATGAGCGCCAGAGTCGAACCGCAGACGCTCGCCATGGAGGTCGAACCGTTCGATTCGAGCACTTCGCTGATGAGCAGAAGCGTGTACGGGAACTCAGGATCGTCGAACGGCAGCACCGGGATGAGGGCGCGCTCTGCGAGGGCACCATGACCGATCTCGCGTCGGCCAGGGCCGCGCATCGGTCGCACTTCGCCCACCGAGTACGGCGGGAAGTTGTAGAAGTGCATGTACCGCTTGTCGCCCACGTCTTCCAGGCCGTCCATGGTCTGCGAGTCGCTCGGCATACCCAGCGTCAGAACGGTGAGAACCTGAGTCTGACCGCGGGTAAAGAGGCCGCTGCCGTGAACCTTTGGCAAGAGACCGGCACAGGCTTCGAGATTGCGCAGGTCGCGCAGACCACGGCCGTCCGGACGCTTGTCATCGGAGAGGATGTTCTTGCGAACCGTGTCCTTGATGACCTTGTCGACGGCTTCCGGAAGCTGTGCGATCACCGCATCGTTGCCCGCATACTTAACCTTGTACTCGGCGACGACTTCCTTCAGAAGATCGCTGAGTGCAGATTCGCGAACAGCCTTGTCGGGGTTCAGGATGGCGCTCGAAATCTTCTTGCCGCTGCCCTTCTCGATCTCCTTGATGAGATCCTTATCAATTTCGTGCAGCTTGACTTCGCGCTTGGCCTTACCGGCCTTCTTGGCAAACTTTTCAAACTCGGTGCAGATGACCTTAATGGCATCGTGAGCGAGTTTCAGCGCCTTGGCCATGGTCTCTTCGCTGACTTCGTTCGCGCCCGCTTCGACCATCGAAATGGCACCCTTGTGGCCGGCGACGACGAGGTCGAGGTCAGAAACCTTGATCTGCTCGATCGACGGGAACAGGATGAATTCGCCGTCGATGAGACCGACGCGAGCGGCACCAATGGGGCCATTGAACGGGACGTCGCTGACCGCAAGCGCGGCGCCAGCAGCGTTGATCGCCATCACGTCGGGTGGGCAGTTTTGGTCCACCGCCAGAGTCATCGCGATGACTTGCAGATCATGACGCAGGCCTTTCGGGAAAAGCGGTCGAACAGGGCGATCGATGAGTCGGCTGACGAGGATCGCCTTCTCGCTCGGTCGGCCACCGCGCTTCATGAATCCGCCGGGAATTTTGCCTACGGCGTACTTGCGCTCTTCATAGTCGCAGACGAGCGGGAGGAAGTCGATCCCTTCGCGGGGATTTTCGGACATGGTAGCCGACGCAAATACGACGGTTTCGCCCATGCCGAGGAGTACAGCGCCGCCTGCTTGTTTCGCGACGCGGCCAGATTCGATGCTGAAGGTCTTGCCTCCAACCTCGAACTCGTGGTTGTGAATCATAGGAGCCTCCTACTTAACGAGGCTTGACTTCGCGGATACCGAGCTTGCTGATGAGTTCGCGATACTTGGCAATATCCTTGGATCGCAAATAGCCTTCCAATCGTCGTCGACGACCGACCATGAGCAGAAGCCCGCGGCGGCTGTGGAAGTCCTTCTTGTGGGTTCGCAGATGGTCCGTAATCTGAAGAATCCGCGCTTGAAGAATAGCGATCTGCACCTCAGCGGAGCCGGTATCGCCGTCTTTGGTCGCGTGATCCGTGATCACTTTCGATTTAATCTGCTTGTCCAATGGCATTTCGGTAATTAAAGTTGCTCGGTCAGAGCCTAGTCCTGTGGTTTCTTAATTGCGTTGATGAACGTCTGCACGGCTAGGTCTCATTTGCCGCTCTAAGCAGCCTTCCTCAAAAGGCTCCGTACAACGGCAGACTCTGGCCCGCACTGGCAGACGCCTCATGGTACCCGGATCACCAAACCAAGTCAAGGGTTCGCCACCGAGGTCGCTTGGGTGTGATACCCTATCCGGATGCGCACCGCCGTCATCGGAACCGGGAGTTGGGGGACTTCCTTGTCGGTCTTGCTCGCTCGGAACGGACACGATGTCACGCTCGCAGGCCGAGATCCCGAAGAAGTGAGCATGGTCGCGCACGCTCGGGAGAACTTGCGCTACCTCCCCGGATTCGTGATACCGGACGGGGTGACGTCCACCCTTGTATCTGAGCTCGAAAACGGCTTCGATGCGTGGATCATCGCGGTCCCCTCAGGCGCAGTGGGTGAGGTCCTACCGCATATCACAGACCCCGAACCGGTCGTGGTGCTCGCCAGCAAAGGGCTTGAGCCGGGCACCGGACGACCACTTTCGGCCGTTGTCGAAGAGCACCTCGCCGGCCGGGGATCGGTCGCCGCCCTCAGCGGCCCGAACCTGGCGATCGAACTCATGAAGGGGATCCCGACCGCCACGGTGATCGCCAGCCGAGACGAGGCCGTGGCAGAGCGTCTGGCAGGCGCGTTCAACTGCCGCAGTCTACGGGCCTATCTGAGCGCAGACGTGGTGGGCGTGGAGATGGCGGGTGCGCTGAAGAACATCTTCGCCATCGGAGCCGGGATGTCCGATGGGCTGGAGTTCGGAGACAACACCAAGGGCGCGCTCGTCGCGCGGGGGCTGCTGGAGATGACCCGTCTCGGTGTCATGATGGGAGCCCAAGTGGAGACGTTCTTCGGCATCGCCGGGGTGGGGGACCTTTTCGCCACTGCTAACAGCAAGCTCAGCCGCAACTACCGGTTGGGGGTGTCTTTGGCCAAAGGCCAGACACTGGAGCAGGCGCTCGAAGAGCTCGGCCAAGTCGCCGAGGGCGCGGCGACCGCCCAAGCCGCCGCCGTGCTCGCGCGCCGGAACGGAGTCCCGGTTCCGATCATGGACATGATCGATTCGGTGATCCGCGGCAAGCTCTTACCCCGCGACGGAGTCGCGATGCTCATGGATCGGATGCCCAAGCGCGAAGGCTGGGAGACCGTGGACCTCGCGAGCTTGAACTAGTTGATCCCAATGACGGAGGCAGTTCGTCTTGAAGGCTGTTATGCTGCGCATCCACGACCGATCACCGCACCTCCTCGCCTCTCCCGGCATCGTTGGGGTCGATGAGGCCGGGAGAGGGCCGCTTGCGGGCCCGGTGGTTGCGGCGGCGGTACTGCTGCCCGAGCGGTTTGACCTCCGAGGGTTAAACGATTCGAAGAAGCTCAGCGCGGAACAGCGCGCCGCGCAGTTCCATCGGCTGAAAGCGGATGCCTGGATCGCGTGGGCGGCGGTC of Chthonomonas sp. contains these proteins:
- the rpsO gene encoding 30S ribosomal protein S15, with translation MPLDKQIKSKVITDHATKDGDTGSAEVQIAILQARILQITDHLRTHKKDFHSRRGLLLMVGRRRRLEGYLRSKDIAKYRELISKLGIREVKPR
- a CDS encoding NAD(P)-dependent glycerol-3-phosphate dehydrogenase, which codes for MRTAVIGTGSWGTSLSVLLARNGHDVTLAGRDPEEVSMVAHARENLRYLPGFVIPDGVTSTLVSELENGFDAWIIAVPSGAVGEVLPHITDPEPVVVLASKGLEPGTGRPLSAVVEEHLAGRGSVAALSGPNLAIELMKGIPTATVIASRDEAVAERLAGAFNCRSLRAYLSADVVGVEMAGALKNIFAIGAGMSDGLEFGDNTKGALVARGLLEMTRLGVMMGAQVETFFGIAGVGDLFATANSKLSRNYRLGVSLAKGQTLEQALEELGQVAEGAATAQAAAVLARRNGVPVPIMDMIDSVIRGKLLPRDGVAMLMDRMPKREGWETVDLASLN
- a CDS encoding polyribonucleotide nucleotidyltransferase, which produces MIHNHEFEVGGKTFSIESGRVAKQAGGAVLLGMGETVVFASATMSENPREGIDFLPLVCDYEERKYAVGKIPGGFMKRGGRPSEKAILVSRLIDRPVRPLFPKGLRHDLQVIAMTLAVDQNCPPDVMAINAAGAALAVSDVPFNGPIGAARVGLIDGEFILFPSIEQIKVSDLDLVVAGHKGAISMVEAGANEVSEETMAKALKLAHDAIKVICTEFEKFAKKAGKAKREVKLHEIDKDLIKEIEKGSGKKISSAILNPDKAVRESALSDLLKEVVAEYKVKYAGNDAVIAQLPEAVDKVIKDTVRKNILSDDKRPDGRGLRDLRNLEACAGLLPKVHGSGLFTRGQTQVLTVLTLGMPSDSQTMDGLEDVGDKRYMHFYNFPPYSVGEVRPMRGPGRREIGHGALAERALIPVLPFDDPEFPYTLLLISEVLESNGSTSMASVCGSTLALMDAGVPIKAPVAGIAMGLMSDGKVFKVLTDIQGMEDFCGDMDFKVAGTRKGITALQLDTKLDGIPDSVLASALDQANEARMSILDVMEGELSEPRAEMNDNAPRVTTVQINPDKIGALIGPGGATIRKLTSETGAQIDIQQDGRVLIAATEGTAAKAAIDAVKAITATAEVGALFENVKVTRLMGRGAMVEYLPGKEGLIPTELITTKPIRRPDDALNMGDSVNVRVIEVDSMGRVNLTALGLGQSLEMLAGNEDADPNTKPTPSDRGGDRRGGGRDRGDRGGRDRGGDRGDRGGRDRGDRGGDRGDRGGERGGRDRDRGPSDRAVTESFSSEPAPSTPTEFPKKSSEDVNARFRPRR